One part of the Ranitomeya imitator isolate aRanImi1 chromosome 10, aRanImi1.pri, whole genome shotgun sequence genome encodes these proteins:
- the LOC138651944 gene encoding surfactant protein C-like, with product MTEGKKTWAWAIAVLILLAIIVVGATLIGVYMTQKHIEEVVQMAFEAKNGEKIQQTVMVNDEENVAAFYVNSNNVSSTVLYDYNHDIIGFRRINNPKCFVVEMNDVSIPSMSDVLRVIKHFQEQNATSDSDLSYDLVEGEEADRTTLGVPINILCSDVPIHWATQNKSPRLRWKITLRFSVFGIDVAFTYES from the exons ATGACGGAAGGAAAGAAGACCTGGGCCTGGGCCATCGCAGTCCTCATTTTACTGGCAATAATCGTAGTGGGGGCGACACTGATTGGAGTCTACATGACACAGAAGCATATTGAGGAG GTGGTGCAGATGGCCTTCGAAGCCAAGAATGGAGAGAAGATCCAGCAGACGGTGATGGTGAACGACGAGGAGAATGTGGCAGCGTTTTATGTGAACTCTAACAACGTCTCCTCCACTGTTCTGTACGACTACAATCAT GACATCATCGGTTTCAGGAGAATAAACAACCCAAAATGTTTCGTGGTGGAAATGAATGACGTGAGCATCCCATCCATGAGCGATGTCCTGAGAGTCATCAAACACTTCCAGGAACAG AATGCCACGTCTGACAGTGACTTATCCTACGATCTGGTGGAAGGAGAAGAAGCCGACCGGACCACACTGGGTGTCCCCATCAACATCCTGTGCAGCGATGTCCCCATCCACTGGGCCACGCAG AACAAGTCCCCGCGGCTGCGCTGGAAGATCACGCTCAGGTTCAGCGTCTTCGGGATAGATGTGGCGTTCACCTACGAGTCCTGA